One window of the Streptomyces sp. NBC_00259 genome contains the following:
- a CDS encoding LOG family protein, whose product MVNAERPRLGSSFDDDREIETLEEFDQVVTRRGSLAGHRVQSVDLTGRTFALLSADTTGAMFLGCAMEPDAAAKVRTDGALVFPPIPDLPFDPYRGLLYSPDELFDGLDDGGYEVTCDALTYEWFQETKADRDIYASMLRALHDDAVSDALDELLNGVPVVGVMGGHAMGRGTEAYAGAARLGRALARTGLTVATGGGPGAMEAANLGAYAAPHPDPMLDEALELLAKAPSFTPSVTDWAAAAFEVRSRWPRGGDSIGIPTWFYGHEPPNPFAGHIAKYFANATREDGLLARCTAGVVFLPGAAGTVQEIFDNATPNYYESRGEPTPMVLVDRAHWTEKLPAWPLLRALADSRSMDARITLVDSVDEVPQALARLTASGQSA is encoded by the coding sequence ATGGTGAACGCAGAGAGGCCGCGGCTGGGGTCGTCGTTCGACGACGACCGGGAGATCGAGACGCTGGAGGAGTTCGACCAGGTCGTCACACGACGCGGCAGCCTCGCGGGACACCGCGTCCAGTCCGTCGACCTGACAGGACGCACCTTCGCACTGCTCTCGGCCGACACCACGGGCGCGATGTTCCTCGGCTGCGCCATGGAGCCCGACGCCGCGGCCAAGGTCCGCACGGACGGTGCGCTCGTCTTCCCGCCGATACCGGACCTGCCGTTCGATCCGTACCGCGGTCTGCTGTACTCCCCCGACGAGTTGTTCGACGGGCTCGACGACGGCGGCTACGAGGTCACCTGCGACGCGCTCACCTACGAGTGGTTCCAGGAGACCAAGGCCGACCGGGACATCTACGCCTCGATGCTCCGGGCCCTGCACGACGACGCGGTCTCGGACGCGCTCGACGAACTGCTGAACGGCGTTCCCGTGGTCGGTGTGATGGGCGGTCACGCGATGGGCCGCGGCACGGAGGCGTACGCCGGCGCCGCCCGGCTCGGTCGCGCCCTGGCCCGTACCGGACTCACCGTCGCCACCGGTGGCGGCCCCGGCGCGATGGAGGCGGCGAACCTCGGCGCGTACGCTGCCCCGCACCCCGACCCGATGCTCGACGAGGCACTCGAACTCCTCGCCAAGGCCCCCTCGTTCACCCCGTCCGTCACGGACTGGGCGGCCGCGGCCTTCGAGGTGCGCTCCCGCTGGCCGCGGGGCGGCGACTCGATCGGCATCCCCACCTGGTTCTACGGCCACGAGCCGCCGAACCCGTTCGCCGGGCACATCGCCAAGTACTTCGCCAACGCCACCCGTGAGGACGGTCTCCTCGCCCGCTGCACCGCCGGTGTCGTCTTCCTGCCGGGCGCGGCGGGCACGGTGCAGGAGATCTTCGACAACGCGACCCCGAACTACTACGAGTCGCGCGGTGAGCCGACCCCGATGGTCCTGGTCGACCGCGCGCACTGGACGGAGAAGCTCCCGGCCTGGCCGCTCCTGCGGGCCCTGGCCGACAGCCGCTCCATGGACGCCCGCATCACTCTGGTGGATTCGGTGGACGAGGTGCCGCAGGCGCTGGCGCGGCTCACGGCGTCAGGGCAGTCCGCCTGA